Proteins from a single region of Candidatus Binatia bacterium:
- a CDS encoding choice-of-anchor tandem repeat GloVer-containing protein, with product MGGLIDINGTSYGTTETGGPDNDGSVHSISTTGTEKVLHGFGGRSDGTFPVAGLIDVRGTLYGTTLSGGTCFVCMAYGSYGTIFSVTTNGTEKVLYDLTGFRDGANSVAGLTNLNGTLYGTTGFGGGSGCYYPYGCRIVFSFTPGGRNVRL from the coding sequence GTGGGCGGCTTGATCGACATCAATGGCACCTCGTACGGCACGACGGAGACCGGAGGGCCGGACAACGACGGAAGTGTTCATAGCATAAGCACGACGGGCACGGAGAAGGTGTTACATGGATTCGGTGGCCGCTCCGACGGAACGTTCCCCGTTGCCGGCCTGATCGACGTCCGCGGCACCCTCTACGGCACGACCCTCAGCGGTGGAACCTGCTTCGTTTGCATGGCATACGGCTCATATGGAACCATTTTCAGCGTTACCACGAATGGGACAGAGAAGGTACTGTACGACCTCACCGGCTTCCGCGACGGAGCAAACTCGGTCGCGGGCTTGACCAACCTCAACGGCACGCTTTACGGCACGACCGGCTTTGGCGGCGGCAGCGGATGTTACTATCCCTACGGCTGCCGAATCGTTTTCTCGTTCACCCCTGGTGGGCGCAACGTGCGCCTCTAA
- a CDS encoding choice-of-anchor tandem repeat GloVer-containing protein, which yields MEEVLHSRRNTATQVGPSWMPTFCFHWLPLRRIGMRARSMTRADAAVVFLAALVAGCSTTLEGIASLPVSSSESTQRTASTPGRPAIRTTHGRPAVRYETLHSFGSGSDGAEPVAGLIDVNGTLYGTTDFGGAHNAGTVYDISKSGGETVLHSFRGRHEGDGAYPQAGLRLVNGKLYGTTWLGGDYNHGTVYSIGAFGAETVVHSFDPGSGDGSNPVASLRDVNGTIYGTTLNGGNTGGGNSGGTVYSITPTGTESVLYTFGGGYDGTNPEAGLRDVSGTLYGTTSLGGDFGDGTVYSITTSGTETVLHSFGLHSDGAWPWAGLRDMNGRLYGTTLYGGVYGAGTVYSITASGKETVVHSFGSGYGSGSDGANPQASLRDVNGTLYGTTSNGGAHGGGTIYSITVSGTEKVLYSFGSASDGKTPKANLLEVGGTLYGTTSLGGAHGRGTVFSFIP from the coding sequence ATGGAGGAGGTCCTGCACTCGCGTCGAAATACGGCGACGCAAGTGGGTCCATCTTGGATGCCGACTTTCTGTTTCCATTGGTTGCCTCTCAGGAGAATCGGTATGCGAGCTCGATCTATGACACGGGCGGATGCGGCAGTTGTTTTTCTAGCAGCGCTTGTCGCGGGTTGTTCGACGACGTTGGAGGGCATCGCGTCTCTGCCAGTCAGTTCTTCCGAGTCGACCCAAAGGACGGCATCTACGCCGGGCAGGCCGGCGATCCGAACGACACACGGTCGGCCGGCCGTCAGATATGAGACGCTGCACAGCTTCGGCTCGGGCTCCGACGGCGCCGAACCCGTTGCGGGCTTGATCGACGTAAACGGAACGCTCTACGGCACGACCGACTTTGGAGGCGCCCACAACGCCGGGACCGTCTACGACATAAGCAAGAGCGGCGGAGAGACGGTTCTGCACAGCTTCCGCGGCAGGCACGAGGGCGATGGCGCCTATCCCCAGGCCGGATTGCGTCTCGTGAACGGCAAGCTCTACGGCACGACTTGGTTAGGGGGCGACTACAACCACGGGACCGTTTACAGCATAGGTGCCTTCGGCGCAGAAACGGTGGTGCACAGCTTCGATCCTGGCTCGGGGGATGGCTCCAATCCCGTGGCCAGCTTACGTGACGTGAACGGCACGATCTACGGAACGACTCTCAACGGCGGCAACACCGGCGGCGGCAACAGCGGCGGGACCGTCTACAGCATCACTCCGACCGGCACTGAATCCGTGCTATATACGTTCGGCGGGGGCTACGACGGCACGAATCCCGAGGCTGGCTTGCGTGACGTGAGCGGCACGCTGTACGGCACGACTTCGTTGGGCGGCGACTTCGGCGACGGCACCGTCTACAGTATAACCACGAGCGGTACCGAGACAGTTCTGCACAGCTTCGGCTTGCACTCGGATGGCGCTTGGCCCTGGGCCGGCTTGCGCGACATGAACGGCAGGCTCTATGGCACGACTTTGTATGGTGGCGTCTACGGCGCAGGGACCGTCTACAGCATAACTGCGAGCGGAAAGGAGACGGTAGTGCACAGCTTCGGCTCGGGCTACGGCTCGGGCTCCGACGGCGCCAATCCCCAGGCCAGCTTGCGCGACGTCAATGGCACGCTCTATGGCACGACTTCCAATGGCGGCGCCCACGGTGGCGGGACCATCTACAGCATAACGGTAAGCGGCACGGAGAAGGTCCTGTACAGCTTCGGCTCGGCCTCCGACGGGAAGACGCCCAAGGCCAACTTGCTCGAAGTGGGCGGCACGCTTTACGGCACGACTTCGCTTGGCGGTGCGCACGGGCGCGGGACCGTCTTTTCGTTTATTCCCTAG
- a CDS encoding limonene-1,2-epoxide hydrolase family protein encodes MESPIEVVRRFCAAWSDDIGAAELAAFFTDDAVYHNIPLAPVTGRESIANNIASFIRPGAPGIEGIQFRIINIAANGPVVMTERVDVFKLPDRSFELPVMGTFEVSDGKISAWRDYFDMDQFISRMG; translated from the coding sequence ATGGAGAGCCCGATCGAGGTAGTGCGCAGGTTCTGCGCGGCGTGGTCCGACGACATCGGCGCCGCCGAGCTGGCCGCATTTTTCACTGACGACGCCGTCTACCACAATATTCCATTGGCGCCGGTCACCGGCAGGGAGTCCATCGCGAACAACATCGCGTCGTTCATCCGCCCTGGCGCGCCAGGCATCGAGGGCATTCAGTTCCGCATCATCAACATCGCAGCCAATGGTCCAGTCGTGATGACCGAGCGGGTAGACGTCTTCAAACTCCCTGATAGGTCGTTCGAGTTGCCGGTCATGGGGACTTTCGAGGTCAGTGACGGCAAGATCAGCGCGTGGCGCGACTATTTCGACATGGACCAATTCATCAGCCGGATGGGATAA
- a CDS encoding DoxX family protein: MSNESTSQAISNGFHRIRTIAYWTFTLPVAFENAAGAMWVFSFRLNYLAVTLGHLGYPQYFKYILGAWQLACAATLLAPRLPRVKEWAYAGAFFNYSSAIVSHLFAGDPLDVGAAVMIVFTVVSWALRPPDRRLGGSMPVGKTSAIP; this comes from the coding sequence ATGAGCAACGAGTCGACAAGTCAGGCGATCTCGAATGGATTCCACCGTATCCGCACGATCGCGTACTGGACGTTCACCCTACCCGTGGCGTTTGAGAACGCTGCGGGAGCCATGTGGGTCTTTTCGTTTCGACTGAACTACCTGGCGGTGACCCTCGGACATCTTGGCTACCCGCAGTACTTCAAGTACATCTTGGGTGCGTGGCAACTCGCGTGCGCGGCGACGTTGCTTGCGCCGCGCCTCCCACGCGTAAAGGAATGGGCCTATGCCGGAGCATTCTTCAATTATTCCTCAGCTATTGTTTCGCATTTGTTTGCGGGGGATCCGCTGGACGTCGGCGCCGCGGTCATGATCGTCTTTACGGTCGTCTCCTGGGCTTTACGACCACCGGACCGGCGACTCGGGGGATCGATGCCTGTCGGCAAGACGAGTGCCATACCGTAG
- a CDS encoding DoxX family protein: MNIALWIAQGLVALAFLYGGAIKVFTYGYYVTSITKLGQTPVARGLAGFIGIAEMIGAIGVVLPMALNVAPVLSAWAAIGIGIIMLLAMGYHLRGREPALAPIILFLLAAFVAVGRFSHLT; this comes from the coding sequence ATGAATATCGCCCTCTGGATCGCCCAGGGACTGGTGGCGCTCGCATTTCTCTACGGCGGCGCGATTAAGGTGTTTACCTACGGCTATTACGTGACTTCCATAACGAAGTTAGGACAGACCCCCGTCGCGCGCGGGCTAGCCGGCTTCATCGGGATTGCCGAAATGATCGGAGCAATCGGCGTCGTGCTACCGATGGCGCTTAATGTCGCGCCGGTGCTAAGTGCATGGGCCGCAATCGGGATCGGAATCATCATGTTGCTCGCAATGGGCTATCACCTTCGGGGCCGTGAGCCCGCGCTGGCGCCAATCATCCTTTTTCTGCTGGCCGCGTTTGTAGCAGTTGGACGTTTTTCCCACTTAACATGA
- the argB gene encoding acetylglutamate kinase produces MSHNYARVVVVKYGGGAMPAGQASKIDPILAEIVTLREAGSAIVLVHGGGPEIDAALARRGVESARIDGLRVTDAATLETTEAVLCATVNKRIVRAALALGIQAVGISGQDGDMLVADRAAGLRGHDLGYVGRIVATDVRLLRSLFDGGFVPVVAPLAVALDKAHAYNVNADHAAAAIAAALRADVFVAITNVPRVFRDANDPASGIDRLTADEALLFAGSAACRSSMKPKVESAARAVRGGASAAFICLAKPNAIAAAIGGDATIIC; encoded by the coding sequence ATGTCGCATAATTATGCAAGGGTCGTAGTCGTAAAGTACGGCGGCGGCGCCATGCCGGCCGGCCAGGCGTCCAAGATCGATCCCATTCTGGCGGAAATCGTCACGTTGCGCGAAGCGGGGAGCGCGATAGTGCTGGTCCACGGCGGCGGGCCCGAGATCGATGCGGCGCTCGCGCGGCGCGGCGTTGAGAGCGCGCGCATCGACGGTCTGCGCGTGACCGACGCAGCGACGCTCGAGACCACGGAAGCCGTGCTCTGCGCAACCGTGAACAAGCGGATCGTGCGTGCAGCGCTCGCACTCGGCATCCAGGCTGTCGGTATCAGCGGCCAGGACGGCGACATGCTCGTCGCCGACCGCGCAGCGGGCCTACGCGGCCACGATCTCGGCTACGTTGGACGCATCGTTGCAACCGACGTACGGCTACTTCGCTCGCTTTTCGACGGGGGCTTTGTGCCGGTCGTCGCTCCGCTCGCCGTCGCGCTCGATAAAGCGCACGCATACAACGTCAACGCCGATCACGCGGCGGCCGCGATCGCCGCGGCATTGCGAGCCGACGTTTTTGTCGCGATTACGAACGTCCCGCGTGTTTTTCGCGACGCGAACGATCCTGCGTCGGGCATCGACCGCCTTACGGCCGATGAGGCGTTGCTATTTGCCGGCAGTGCCGCGTGTCGCTCGAGCATGAAACCGAAAGTCGAAAGCGCAGCACGCGCGGTGCGCGGTGGTGCTTCGGCGGCGTTTATTTGCTTGGCCAAGCCAAACGCAATCGCCGCGGCGATAGGCGGCGACGCTACGATTATTTGCTAA
- the argF gene encoding ornithine carbamoyltransferase, which translates to MYAVAPAPSPLFGLAGRSFLKVSDLAVEELRALLRLAALLKNRPAREHRHLLQGRTVALLFEKPSLRTRVSFEVAASTLGGKTLFAQGAEFAIGSRETPEDAARVLSRYVDAVVVRTHEHAPLERFSRAAGIPVINGLSAEAHPCQALADMLTLTEHFGDVARLRIAYLGDARNNVVTSLAEAAVMLGAEVRLGCPTTHRPLKTFFTHLARLSGQSGGTARAFSSAARAVRGADAVYTDVWTSMGEEQYRERNDAMLRPYAVTRELMSCAAGHAVFLHCLPAHRGEEVSAEVIDGLHSMVFSQAENRMHAQKALLVALLTQCKGYPI; encoded by the coding sequence ATGTACGCCGTCGCACCAGCCCCTTCTCCGCTTTTCGGCCTTGCCGGGCGCAGCTTCCTCAAAGTGAGCGATCTCGCCGTGGAAGAGCTGCGTGCGCTCCTGCGGCTTGCCGCGCTGCTGAAGAACCGTCCTGCGCGCGAACACCGGCACCTTCTGCAGGGGCGGACCGTCGCGCTGCTCTTCGAGAAGCCTAGCCTGCGGACTCGCGTCTCGTTCGAAGTCGCGGCCAGCACGCTCGGCGGCAAGACCCTCTTCGCCCAGGGCGCGGAGTTCGCGATCGGTTCGCGCGAGACACCCGAAGATGCGGCTCGCGTGCTCTCCCGCTATGTCGATGCGGTCGTCGTCCGGACGCACGAGCACGCGCCGCTCGAGCGGTTTTCGCGCGCCGCAGGCATTCCCGTAATCAACGGACTCTCGGCCGAGGCGCATCCGTGTCAGGCACTCGCCGACATGCTCACGCTGACCGAGCATTTCGGCGACGTCGCCCGGCTACGCATCGCGTATCTGGGAGATGCCCGCAACAACGTCGTTACGTCGTTAGCCGAAGCGGCCGTCATGCTCGGCGCCGAGGTGCGCCTCGGGTGCCCCACGACGCATCGGCCGTTGAAGACGTTTTTCACGCATCTCGCGCGACTTTCCGGTCAATCCGGCGGAACTGCCCGCGCTTTCTCTAGCGCCGCCCGGGCGGTGCGCGGCGCCGACGCGGTCTATACCGACGTTTGGACTTCGATGGGCGAAGAGCAGTATCGCGAGCGTAACGACGCGATGCTGCGACCGTACGCGGTAACGCGCGAGCTAATGAGCTGCGCCGCCGGGCACGCAGTTTTTCTTCATTGTCTGCCCGCGCATCGCGGCGAAGAGGTGAGCGCGGAGGTCATCGACGGGCTTCACAGCATGGTTTTCAGTCAAGCAGAAAACCGGATGCACGCACAAAAAGCACTGCTCGTCGCGCTCCTGACGCAATGCAAAGGATATCCGATATGA
- the argR gene encoding arginine repressor, whose translation MKERRQRAILTLVATRPIHSQDELVALLHRQGIEATQATVSRDIRELHLLKLPIGSKHGEIFKYVVPTAAPNYASRLHRVMTELATTFAGTANLIVIHTPPGSAMMVASAIDEAAWPEILGTVGGDDTILVVVRSPDEMPVVKQRFEDLTVQAAA comes from the coding sequence ATGAAAGAACGACGTCAACGTGCCATCTTAACCCTCGTCGCGACGCGCCCGATCCACTCGCAGGACGAACTCGTCGCGCTTCTTCATAGGCAAGGAATCGAGGCTACACAGGCCACGGTCTCGCGCGACATCAGGGAACTGCATCTGTTGAAGCTACCGATCGGCTCGAAGCACGGCGAGATCTTCAAGTACGTCGTGCCGACTGCGGCGCCGAACTATGCGAGTCGTCTTCACCGCGTGATGACGGAGCTCGCCACGACGTTCGCGGGAACTGCAAATCTGATCGTCATCCACACCCCGCCGGGTAGTGCGATGATGGTGGCATCGGCGATCGACGAGGCGGCCTGGCCCGAAATCCTCGGCACCGTCGGCGGCGACGATACGATTCTGGTCGTCGTTCGCTCGCCCGACGAGATGCCGGTCGTCAAGCAGCGTTTTGAGGATCTGACAGTTCAAGCCGCCGCATGA
- a CDS encoding argininosuccinate synthase, with translation MSRIVLAYSGGLDTSVLLKKLVLEGHEVIAMTADLGESDAVAGPVARAELEAVRAKALLLGAFDAVVVDARERFVSDYAFPALRANALYEDAYPLSAALSRPLVAQLLVETAHRHDATVVAHGCTGKGNDQVRIELAVRALDPALTCRAPLRESPLSRPDAIAFAREHGVPVAHTVEKPYSIDANLWGRSIEAGVLEDPWSSPPEDAFSWTAGAARRPAAPQEIVVAFDAAEPRHGSNTSAALVAELNAAGGTHGVGRIDLVEDRVVGFKSREVYESPAATILITAHRALERLVLTRDELRLKAMTDRRYAELVYDGLWMHPLRSALDAFNAAFAPRMTGEVRIRLHCGACVVAGTRSPFTLYRERVATYGTRDAFDHAAASGFIALHGLPLETYVLVTEAQAAAAGAR, from the coding sequence ATGAGTAGAATCGTTCTGGCATATTCCGGCGGCCTCGATACGTCGGTGCTGTTGAAAAAGCTCGTTCTCGAAGGGCACGAAGTCATCGCGATGACGGCCGATCTCGGCGAAAGCGACGCGGTGGCCGGGCCGGTTGCGCGGGCGGAGCTCGAAGCGGTGCGCGCCAAAGCGCTCCTACTGGGCGCATTCGATGCCGTCGTGGTCGACGCGCGCGAGCGGTTCGTAAGCGACTATGCTTTCCCGGCGCTTCGAGCCAACGCGCTCTATGAAGATGCGTACCCGCTCTCGGCGGCGCTCTCGCGCCCGCTCGTCGCCCAGCTGCTCGTCGAGACCGCGCACCGGCACGATGCGACCGTCGTCGCGCACGGATGTACCGGAAAGGGGAACGACCAAGTGCGCATCGAGCTGGCCGTCCGCGCGCTCGACCCGGCCTTGACCTGCCGCGCTCCGTTGCGCGAGTCGCCGCTCTCGCGACCGGACGCGATCGCGTTTGCGCGCGAGCACGGGGTGCCGGTAGCGCATACCGTCGAGAAGCCGTATTCGATCGACGCAAACCTCTGGGGGAGATCGATCGAAGCCGGCGTGCTCGAAGATCCGTGGAGCTCGCCGCCGGAAGACGCGTTTTCGTGGACGGCCGGTGCGGCGCGGCGACCTGCTGCGCCGCAAGAGATCGTCGTGGCGTTCGACGCCGCCGAGCCGCGGCACGGCTCAAATACGAGCGCTGCGCTGGTGGCCGAGCTCAACGCAGCCGGCGGCACGCACGGCGTGGGCCGGATCGATCTCGTCGAAGACCGCGTCGTCGGGTTCAAGTCGCGCGAAGTCTACGAATCCCCAGCAGCAACGATCCTCATCACCGCGCATCGCGCACTCGAGCGGCTCGTGCTGACGCGCGACGAGCTCCGCCTCAAAGCAATGACCGATCGTCGCTATGCGGAGCTCGTGTACGACGGGTTGTGGATGCACCCGCTCCGCTCCGCGCTCGACGCCTTCAACGCCGCTTTCGCTCCGCGAATGACGGGTGAGGTTCGCATTCGCCTCCATTGCGGCGCATGCGTGGTCGCCGGCACGCGGTCGCCGTTCACGCTCTACCGCGAGCGGGTTGCAACGTACGGCACGCGCGACGCCTTCGACCACGCGGCGGCGAGCGGATTCATCGCGCTGCACGGGCTTCCGCTCGAAACCTACGTGCTCGTTACCGAGGCGCAGGCGGCGGCGGCCGGCGCGCGGTGA
- the argH gene encoding argininosuccinate lyase codes for MSALQWGGRFGAPADSKLLAFGSSLEEDLALAPFDVACSLAHVEALDGGAVVTPAQAESLRVALRAVETEIRDGRFAAYARALGAEDIHGAIDARVRELAGAPGEWLHAGRSRNDQVATTLLLYVDERARAARRQTHAIASSVAARARATIEAGTILAGCTHRQPAQPVLLAFVLVAWSESFVGAARRFFDIERAATQSCPLGSAALAGSGLPLDRDRAARALGFASPSRNALHAIGNRDVALDFAHACVRVVADASRIAEELIVWSTPAYGYVRLGHASSTGSSLMPQKRNPDPFELIRAHAAKLVGLYAGALGTLCGLAPSYQRDLQVTKSQVIAIVEDALCVLDAFARALADVTFDRARMETAALDGYTTATDAADALIAGGTSPRQAHARIGADVARAESEGRALDGLDARASVAAKRTRGSTRQSDVYEQIASIEAELADLGEAW; via the coding sequence GTGAGCGCCTTGCAGTGGGGCGGCCGCTTTGGCGCCCCCGCCGATTCGAAGCTGCTCGCCTTCGGCTCGTCGCTGGAAGAAGATCTGGCGCTCGCGCCTTTCGACGTTGCGTGCTCGCTCGCACACGTCGAGGCACTCGACGGCGGCGCCGTCGTCACGCCGGCGCAGGCCGAATCGCTGCGAGTCGCGCTGCGCGCCGTCGAAACGGAGATTCGCGACGGCCGTTTTGCGGCGTACGCGCGCGCGCTCGGCGCGGAGGACATTCACGGCGCGATCGATGCACGCGTTCGCGAGCTGGCCGGAGCGCCCGGCGAGTGGCTGCATGCCGGGCGTAGCCGCAACGACCAGGTTGCCACGACGCTCCTGCTCTACGTCGACGAGCGCGCGCGCGCGGCGCGTCGCCAAACGCACGCCATCGCCTCCTCGGTCGCCGCACGCGCACGTGCGACGATCGAGGCCGGCACTATCCTCGCCGGGTGCACGCATCGGCAGCCGGCGCAGCCCGTCCTGCTGGCCTTCGTCTTAGTCGCCTGGAGCGAAAGCTTCGTGGGCGCGGCGCGTCGCTTTTTCGACATCGAGCGCGCCGCGACGCAGTCGTGCCCGCTCGGCAGCGCCGCCCTGGCAGGTTCCGGATTGCCGCTCGACCGGGATCGTGCGGCGCGCGCGCTCGGTTTTGCAAGCCCCTCGCGTAACGCGCTTCATGCGATCGGAAATCGTGACGTGGCACTCGATTTCGCGCACGCCTGCGTACGCGTTGTCGCCGACGCATCGCGCATCGCGGAAGAGTTGATCGTCTGGTCGACGCCGGCCTACGGATACGTTCGTTTAGGACATGCGTCGTCGACCGGCTCGAGCCTGATGCCGCAAAAGCGAAATCCCGATCCGTTCGAGCTCATCCGCGCGCACGCGGCCAAGCTGGTCGGCTTGTACGCCGGTGCGCTCGGGACGCTGTGCGGCCTGGCGCCCTCCTACCAGCGCGATTTACAAGTTACGAAGAGTCAGGTGATTGCGATCGTCGAGGATGCCCTGTGCGTTCTCGACGCATTTGCGCGCGCGCTTGCCGACGTGACATTCGATCGTGCCCGCATGGAAACGGCCGCGCTCGACGGCTACACGACTGCGACGGATGCCGCAGATGCACTGATCGCCGGAGGTACGTCCCCGCGACAAGCGCACGCGCGCATCGGCGCCGACGTCGCGCGCGCGGAATCGGAAGGTCGCGCACTCGATGGGCTCGACGCGCGCGCTTCCGTTGCGGCAAAGAGAACGCGCGGATCGACGCGCCAATCGGATGTTTACGAACAAATCGCTTCCATCGAAGCGGAGCTCGCCGATCTCGGAGAGGCATGGTGA
- the argC gene encoding N-acetyl-gamma-glutamyl-phosphate reductase: protein MTRVHVWGASGYAGAEAIRLLHAHPLLELGVLESHSHAGERVSEHFPRLRATPYRFGESGSTLAAATDADVAIVAGSEDHAEAIVPALLERRVRVVDLSSRYRLDESAVYGLSEWFGEAVAEAQLVANPGCYPTAALLALLPLAQVASPRHVVIDAKSGITGAGRTPHVDSLFAEVSGDVRAYGLKGHRHYPEIQRFLHAGGIEASLTFTPHVVPIARGMLVNAYAVCDVAVSADKVAAAYDRAYARAPFVRMLWGNRAPSVAAVVGTNDAEIRVDVEGPVVRILCAIDNLGKGAAGQAIQNVNLMLGLPQESGLDARAIVA from the coding sequence GTGACGCGCGTTCATGTCTGGGGTGCGAGCGGATATGCCGGGGCGGAGGCGATCCGCCTCCTCCACGCTCATCCGCTGCTCGAGCTCGGCGTGCTCGAGAGCCACAGCCACGCCGGGGAGCGCGTAAGCGAACACTTTCCACGCCTACGGGCGACCCCGTACCGGTTCGGCGAGTCCGGTAGCACCCTCGCAGCGGCTACCGACGCCGATGTTGCGATCGTCGCCGGATCCGAAGATCACGCTGAGGCGATCGTGCCGGCGCTGCTCGAGCGCCGGGTGCGCGTGGTAGACCTATCGTCGCGCTATCGGCTGGATGAGTCAGCCGTCTACGGCTTATCCGAGTGGTTTGGGGAGGCGGTCGCCGAGGCGCAGCTCGTAGCCAATCCCGGATGTTATCCAACGGCCGCTTTGCTCGCTCTTCTGCCGCTCGCGCAGGTTGCGAGCCCGCGCCACGTCGTGATCGACGCGAAGAGTGGAATCACGGGTGCCGGCCGGACGCCGCACGTAGACTCACTTTTCGCAGAGGTTAGCGGCGACGTCCGCGCCTACGGCCTCAAGGGCCACCGCCATTACCCGGAGATCCAACGATTTCTCCACGCCGGCGGCATCGAAGCGAGTCTCACGTTCACGCCGCACGTCGTGCCGATCGCCCGCGGCATGTTAGTCAATGCGTACGCCGTCTGCGACGTAGCGGTGAGCGCCGATAAAGTCGCGGCAGCCTACGACCGCGCGTACGCGCGGGCGCCTTTTGTGAGAATGCTGTGGGGGAACCGCGCTCCAAGCGTTGCGGCCGTGGTCGGAACGAACGATGCCGAGATACGAGTCGACGTCGAGGGGCCGGTCGTGCGCATTCTCTGCGCCATCGATAACCTCGGTAAGGGTGCGGCCGGACAAGCCATCCAGAACGTGAACCTGATGTTGGGACTTCCGCAAGAAAGCGGCCTCGATGCTCGCGCAATCGTTGCTTGA
- the argJ gene encoding bifunctional glutamate N-acetyltransferase/amino-acid acetyltransferase ArgJ, which translates to MLAQSLLELISLRGGLGAVPGVRLAGVHAGIKPRKRDLALIAFDGPQTCASVTTTNEIKAAPLLVSAAHLAQSPTMRALVCNSGCANACTGERGERDARATARQVAALLEIAPAQVVVASTGVIGVPLPVDRVQRGLERAVMLLDSGGKAAFDAAEAIMTTDRVPKLAAYAFYHCGRKYVVGGIAKGSGMIAPNMATMLAFIATDYPLSGGALAHLLRERADESFNMISVDGDMSTNDAVYAFAPASVNGAHAPAECAAALRAVCLDLARAMVADGEGATKTLEVRVTEAGDVKQARAIARAIINSNLVKTALFGEDPNWGRVVAAAGAARAGLDPSEWSLYVNGKLWVDRGGIESLSEAEAHRELESSNVAIELKLALGGAEATGWGCDLSRDYVRINASYRT; encoded by the coding sequence ATGCTCGCGCAATCGTTGCTTGAGTTGATCTCGCTCCGCGGCGGTCTCGGCGCCGTGCCCGGCGTGCGGCTCGCCGGCGTGCATGCCGGGATCAAGCCCCGCAAGCGCGATCTCGCGCTGATCGCATTCGACGGGCCGCAAACCTGCGCGTCGGTGACGACCACCAATGAGATCAAGGCGGCGCCGTTGCTCGTCAGCGCGGCCCATCTCGCGCAGTCGCCCACGATGCGCGCGCTCGTTTGCAACTCGGGCTGCGCAAACGCGTGCACCGGCGAGCGGGGAGAACGCGACGCCCGCGCAACCGCGCGGCAAGTCGCCGCCCTGCTTGAAATCGCGCCCGCCCAGGTGGTCGTCGCGTCGACCGGCGTGATCGGCGTGCCGTTGCCGGTGGACCGCGTGCAGCGGGGGCTGGAGCGAGCCGTCATGCTGCTGGATTCGGGCGGCAAGGCCGCATTCGATGCGGCCGAGGCGATCATGACGACCGATCGCGTGCCGAAGCTCGCCGCCTACGCGTTCTATCATTGCGGCCGAAAGTACGTCGTCGGCGGCATCGCTAAGGGGTCGGGGATGATCGCTCCAAACATGGCGACGATGCTGGCCTTTATCGCGACGGATTATCCGCTATCCGGCGGCGCGCTCGCCCATCTTCTGCGCGAGCGCGCGGACGAAAGTTTCAATATGATCTCGGTCGACGGCGATATGTCGACCAACGATGCGGTATACGCGTTTGCCCCCGCAAGTGTGAACGGCGCACACGCGCCGGCCGAATGCGCCGCCGCGCTGCGCGCCGTTTGCCTTGACCTCGCGCGTGCCATGGTCGCCGACGGCGAAGGCGCCACCAAAACGCTCGAGGTTCGCGTCACCGAAGCGGGCGACGTCAAGCAAGCGCGCGCCATTGCCCGTGCGATCATCAACAGTAATTTGGTGAAGACCGCGCTCTTCGGCGAGGATCCGAACTGGGGACGGGTCGTCGCGGCCGCCGGCGCGGCCCGCGCGGGCCTCGACCCGTCGGAGTGGTCCCTGTATGTCAACGGCAAACTGTGGGTGGACCGCGGCGGTATCGAGTCGCTCTCCGAAGCCGAAGCCCATCGCGAGCTCGAGTCGTCGAACGTGGCCATCGAGTTGAAGCTAGCATTGGGAGGCGCCGAAGCGACGGGTTGGGGATGCGACCTCTCGCGCGACTACGTGCGCATCAATGCGAGCTACCGAACGTGA